The nucleotide window AGGAGAGACAGTGGATATAAGCACCGAGAGGACTCTGGGCCTCGTGGGATCGGTATTGGCTTTTGCCAGCATCATACCCTACGTGGGAACACTACTGTCGTTGCTGGGACTTGTTCTGATCCTCATAGCGCTCCATGGCATCGGGAATAAGCTTGGGGACGACAGGCCCTTTAAGTATTACCTCAAGGGCATACTCATAGGTATTGTTCTCGTGATAGTGGCGATAATACTCATAGTGGCAGCGTTGGCCGCGTCCTCTGCTTCTACGGGATCAATGGAAAACGAGTTCACAATGTACCCAGGATCCAACGTGAACATTATCGAGGAGGACTCAACGAATCTCTCGGATACGGGGATAGCGTTGGTGCTTGTAGGGGGAGTGATCGCCATAGCCGCCATCATCATCGGGGCATACTTCCAGAAAAAGGCATGGGAGGCCATGTACGAACTAACAGGAGTCGATGCATTCAAGAGCACTGCCAATTTCCTGTGGTGGGGAGCGCTAACTTTGGTGGTACTAATAGGC belongs to Thermococcus sp. AM4 and includes:
- a CDS encoding DUF996 domain-containing protein, yielding MEVGATVGSGGETVDISTERTLGLVGSVLAFASIIPYVGTLLSLLGLVLILIALHGIGNKLGDDRPFKYYLKGILIGIVLVIVAIILIVAALAASSASTGSMENEFTMYPGSNVNIIEEDSTNLSDTGIALVLVGGVIAIAAIIIGAYFQKKAWEAMYELTGVDAFKSTANFLWWGALTLVVLIGAILLLISSIFQIIAFANLPQKLSKRSTTPAPTPVEELSW